A genomic stretch from Halobaculum rubrum includes:
- a CDS encoding HNH endonuclease, producing MTECIIDGCDVTFHDARGVDSHFAFTTSPSHPQSKAEILKRELSRENETDRYPSNWKSVRQRILQRDEYQCQNQGCDTQGGPHSTAKLQVHHKTPLSEGGSHRTSNLITLCQTCHSDHHGWPIGRNDEGQLWLHGSGDDLLVRCGRCNQVAILRRNPDDNRIICSECGNYEIVEDQPKVSLSK from the coding sequence ATGACAGAGTGTATTATAGATGGGTGTGATGTGACATTCCATGATGCACGCGGAGTCGATTCGCATTTCGCTTTTACGACCTCTCCGTCGCATCCGCAGTCGAAAGCAGAAATCCTAAAACGTGAACTTAGTCGGGAAAACGAAACCGATAGATACCCTTCAAACTGGAAGAGTGTTCGCCAGCGGATACTTCAACGAGATGAGTACCAGTGTCAGAATCAAGGTTGCGATACACAAGGCGGACCCCATAGTACCGCTAAATTACAGGTTCATCATAAAACGCCTCTTTCAGAGGGTGGATCACATAGGACAAGCAACCTAATTACGCTGTGCCAGACCTGTCACAGCGATCATCATGGCTGGCCTATTGGAAGGAATGACGAGGGACAACTCTGGTTGCACGGTAGTGGTGACGATCTTCTCGTTCGGTGTGGTCGTTGCAACCAGGTGGCAATCCTGCGACGGAATCCCGATGATAATCGAATTATCTGCTCAGAGTGTGGCAACTACGAAATCGTAGAAGACCAGCCGAAGGTTAGTTTGAGCAAATGA
- a CDS encoding DUF3006 domain-containing protein has protein sequence MTDDTDDVPDGEHIAVVDRFEGDLAVLEVTTPDGLRQLVVDESELPEDGRHQDAVLEVTVDSQELMEAMYNERETESRAESAQDRFDQLSNRLGSDTTDDH, from the coding sequence ATGACTGATGATACCGACGACGTCCCCGACGGGGAGCACATAGCAGTGGTCGATCGCTTCGAGGGCGACCTCGCCGTCCTGGAGGTGACGACACCCGACGGGCTCCGTCAACTTGTCGTCGACGAGAGTGAGCTACCCGAGGATGGCCGCCACCAGGATGCCGTCCTCGAAGTGACTGTGGACTCGCAGGAGTTGATGGAGGCCATGTACAACGAGCGGGAGACGGAATCACGAGCGGAGTCGGCACAAGATCGGTTCGACCAGCTTTCGAACCGGCTTGGGTCTGACACTACGGACGACCACTAG
- a CDS encoding lamin tail domain-containing protein, giving the protein MEVHFINVGQSASTLIIGPTGETMLIDTGDFRTDGEHVLSYLKEHDIERIDHLVVTHNDADHIGGNAAVIEYLETEGEGVGAVYDPGIAASTQTYEAYLDAIEEYDVTLYEVREGDDLPFEGVETRVLGPPDPYLDVDSRNENGIVLHLTFGQTSFLHTGDAEEHQEEYLVEEYGESLNATIFKAGHHGSDSSSSSELLDLVSPEVAVISSAYDSQYGHPHEVVLERFAERSIPIYWTATHGTVVMETNGSAVTVKTQAKAPTDPLAIRDGDPVEPGTTTPVEQRAVITAVGGNVQTVTPTTTSTPTSTDGGSDPDALELVEVHADAEGSDRDNLNDEYVVFENTGDTELDLSGWTVEDAADHVYTVPEGTTLAPGGQITLHTGSGSDTTTDLYWGTSAPVWNNGGDTVTVRAEDETIVLQEEYN; this is encoded by the coding sequence GATGCTCATCGATACTGGCGATTTCCGGACTGACGGAGAACACGTCCTTTCGTATCTCAAAGAGCACGATATCGAGCGAATCGACCATCTCGTCGTCACCCACAATGACGCTGACCACATCGGGGGAAACGCCGCGGTGATCGAGTATCTCGAAACCGAGGGTGAGGGGGTCGGCGCTGTGTATGACCCCGGGATCGCCGCCAGTACGCAGACGTACGAGGCGTATCTCGATGCGATCGAAGAGTACGACGTCACGCTGTATGAGGTCCGCGAAGGTGACGATCTTCCATTCGAGGGCGTCGAGACCCGCGTGCTTGGACCGCCAGATCCCTATCTGGATGTCGACAGCCGCAACGAGAACGGGATCGTGCTCCACCTGACGTTCGGCCAGACAAGCTTCCTCCACACCGGGGACGCCGAGGAGCACCAAGAGGAGTACCTCGTTGAGGAATACGGCGAGTCACTCAACGCGACCATCTTCAAGGCCGGCCACCACGGCAGCGATAGCAGCTCCAGCTCCGAGCTTCTTGATCTCGTCTCGCCAGAAGTAGCCGTGATCTCCAGCGCCTACGACTCACAGTACGGTCACCCACATGAGGTCGTCCTGGAGCGGTTCGCCGAGCGGTCGATCCCGATCTACTGGACGGCGACCCACGGCACGGTTGTCATGGAGACTAACGGCTCAGCGGTCACGGTCAAAACGCAAGCCAAAGCACCGACGGATCCGCTCGCGATTCGTGATGGTGACCCGGTCGAGCCGGGCACGACCACACCCGTCGAGCAGCGCGCTGTGATCACAGCTGTGGGCGGCAACGTCCAGACGGTCACGCCGACGACAACGTCGACGCCGACTTCCACCGATGGCGGATCCGACCCCGACGCGCTCGAGCTCGTTGAGGTACACGCGGACGCCGAGGGATCGGATCGCGACAACCTGAACGACGAGTATGTCGTCTTCGAGAACACCGGCGACACCGAACTCGACCTTTCAGGGTGGACAGTCGAGGACGCCGCCGACCACGTCTACACCGTTCCTGAGGGAACAACGCTCGCGCCTGGGGGTCAGATCACCCTCCACACGGGGAGTGGCTCGGATACAACAACTGACCTGTACTGGGGCACATCTGCACCAGTCTGGAACAATGGCGGGGATACAGTAACTGTCCGAGCGGAGGATGAGACGATCGTGCTGCAGGAGGAGTACAACTAA